DNA from bacterium:
AACCTCATTTTGCAAAATCGCTCTGACTTGTTTGCCAAGAATAGAAGACATTTCTTTCCATTCCTCAAACAGCAGACTTCCTTCTCCCTTTTTTAGATATAAAGAAACCTTCTCTATTTCAAATAACACTTTCTGTATGAGCTTCACTCGTGATACTTTCTTAGCGCATTCCATTTTTAACGAGGTAGCTTTACCACATAAATCACTTGGAAAATCATCTTCATCTAAATTCACATTTATTCCAAAGCCTATAACTATAAAACCAGTTTTCGTTCTTCTTTTTTCTATAAGAATTCCACAAACTTTTTTCCCTCTTATTACTACATCATTTGGCCACTTAATATAAGCAGGTAGAAATGTTGTCTCCCTTATTGCCTTACAAATAGCAACAGATGCTCCAATAGTGAGCAGATTTAGTCTTTCTGAAAGCATATTTGATTTCAATATAATTGAGCACAGAATGCACTTTTGTGGCAGAGAAAACCACACTCGACCTAATCTACCTCTTCCTTTTGTTTGCCCTTCTGCTAGAATAACAACACCTTCTGTATTATGTCTTTCAGCCAACGATAACGCTACATCACTTGTGGAAGATGTTTTATTATAAATATATATTTTCTGCCCTATTATCTGGGTCCCTAGACCAGCTTTGATTGTGTCTTCAGAAAACTCTTCCATATTCCATATCCAATTAAAAATTAAGAATTAAGAATTAAGAATTCTTAATGATATATCCATTGATTTTGCGGAATGAGTTAGCTTGCCAACAGAAATTCTATCAACCCCGCATTTTGCTATCTTTTCAACGTTATCAAGAGTTACATCTCCGGAGACCTCTATCTCTGGTAAATTTTTAATTTTGAATTTTGAATTATTAATTAAGGAAACCGCCTTTTTGATAGTCTGTATGTCCATGTTGTCCAGCATGATTATATCCACTTTGGATTGGAGCGCTTCCCTAAACTGCGATAAATTCTCTGCTTCTATCTCAATCTTTATGTTTTTGGGAACTTTCCTTCTAATAGTCTGCACAAGTTCCTCTATATTCCCATTCGCTATCTTTAGATGATTATCTTTTATTAATACCATATCATAAAGCCCCATTCTATGATTCTGCCCTCCGCCAACGCTTACCGCATATTTTTCTATATCGCGCAATCCGGGAGTAGTTTTTCTTGTGTCAAATATTCTTGCTTTATAAGGTTTGACTTTTTCTACATACTCTCTTGTTAATGTTGCGATTCCTGAAAGCCTTTGCAAAAAATTAAGAGCTGTTCTTTCTCCAGCCAAAATGGGAGTTACATGTCCTGATAATTCAGCTATTACATCCCCTTTCTTAACCTCTGTTCCATCCTTAACTAAGAATTGGAAGTTAATCTTATTATCAAGTGTTTCAAATACAGCCTTTGCTATTTCCAGTCCGGCAATTACTCCCCGCTGCTTTACTATAATTTTAGCTTTAGCATTCCTCTTTTGAAAAGCACAAGCTTCTGTAGTAACATCCCCCTTCCAAATATCTTCTTTTAAGGCTGCAGTAACAAGTTCCTTAACTCTATTTCGTGATATGTTCATATAACCTCATATATACCTTCTCTGTTCCTTTAACCATTCTGGACACGTTAAACACTGTTTTTACTCGCCCCAGTCCCCTCTCCCCCATTTCCTTTGCCTCTTCTTTATTGGAGAGCAACTGTATAATAGCATCTGCCAGTGCTTTTGGATTCTTAGGTGGGGCAAGAATACCTGTTTCTTTATCCACAACAACTTCTGGTATTCCGCCAGCTGTTGTCGCAACAACTGGTAGCCTCATTAGCATCGCATCCATAAGAGAAGTGCATAATCCTTCAAGATGAGAAGGAAGAACAAAAAGGTCCATTATTGATAATAATTCACCAATATCTTTTCGAAACCCGGTAAAGATTACATTTTCTGTGATATCTAATTCCTTAACCTGTTTTTTCAAGGCTTCTTCCAGTTCCCCTTTGCCAATAATGAGAAAAACCGCATTTGGAAATATTTTTAACACCTCAGGAACAGCATTAAGTAGATATTTATGCCCCTTGTGATCCGTCAGATGCGCAATTGTACCAATAATCGGCGAATATTTTGATAAATTAAACTCTTCGTGTAAATATTGAGTATTACCTATGCTGCCAAATTTTCCTATATCTATTCCGCTGTAAACAACATTTATTTTGGTCTGAGAAACACCTGCATTTATCAGTATATTTTTAATAGCATTGGATATTGCAA
Protein-coding regions in this window:
- a CDS encoding biotin--[acetyl-CoA-carboxylase] ligase, which gives rise to MEEFSEDTIKAGLGTQIIGQKIYIYNKTSSTSDVALSLAERHNTEGVVILAEGQTKGRGRLGRVWFSLPQKCILCSIILKSNMLSERLNLLTIGASVAICKAIRETTFLPAYIKWPNDVVIRGKKVCGILIEKRRTKTGFIVIGFGINVNLDEDDFPSDLCGKATSLKMECAKKVSRVKLIQKVLFEIEKVSLYLKKGEGSLLFEEWKEMSSILGKQVRAILQNEVVEGQAVGIDPDGALILRLDSGISRRITEGTIEYVICR
- the nadC gene encoding carboxylating nicotinate-nucleotide diphosphorylase, which produces MNISRNRVKELVTAALKEDIWKGDVTTEACAFQKRNAKAKIIVKQRGVIAGLEIAKAVFETLDNKINFQFLVKDGTEVKKGDVIAELSGHVTPILAGERTALNFLQRLSGIATLTREYVEKVKPYKARIFDTRKTTPGLRDIEKYAVSVGGGQNHRMGLYDMVLIKDNHLKIANGNIEELVQTIRRKVPKNIKIEIEAENLSQFREALQSKVDIIMLDNMDIQTIKKAVSLINNSKFKIKNLPEIEVSGDVTLDNVEKIAKCGVDRISVGKLTHSAKSMDISLRILNS
- a CDS encoding glycosyltransferase family 4 protein, whose protein sequence is MNILHINTECGWRGGEVQMMYLMNGLRDRNHENIVSVQPNSVLVRKAINNNFRVCPVVMRGELDFKAIRGICRVITDERIDIVHAHTSHAHTIGAIAAKIKKVPFVVTRRVDFGVARNVFSNIKYNYLANKIIAISNAIKNILINAGVSQTKINVVYSGIDIGKFGSIGNTQYLHEEFNLSKYSPIIGTIAHLTDHKGHKYLLNAVPEVLKIFPNAVFLIIGKGELEEALKKQVKELDITENVIFTGFRKDIGELLSIMDLFVLPSHLEGLCTSLMDAMLMRLPVVATTAGGIPEVVVDKETGILAPPKNPKALADAIIQLLSNKEEAKEMGERGLGRVKTVFNVSRMVKGTEKVYMRLYEHITK